Within the Rhipicephalus sanguineus isolate Rsan-2018 unplaced genomic scaffold, BIME_Rsan_1.4 Seq761, whole genome shotgun sequence genome, the region AGACATGACGCCTTCATAGGACATCTTCCAACGCAGTTTCAGGGCCTCGCGTGGCCGTGTGGTGCAATGCCTGCCGGCCACGCAGAATggccgggttcgattcctgctggggtactgattttaacgcgatagcgttaacgagcgcgttccgcagaaatttcggtgtcgcgccgttggctgtgagcgaaaaatcatcatcttgtctgtgattgaaaaatcgagaaagatgcaaataaaataaataataaaaatttaagCAGCTCCGCTTCGCGGGCACTGATGAAGCAACGAAGCTTGtcgccttcccttcgtcaggctaaggCATTTATATGTAGTATGGAGTATGGGATTTACCCAATCTCGGTGGCACATACtcgattatgatagttttctgataggccgcacagtggcgcataccctttGATGGgagtttccttcttccttttactGAACCAggggtgagcagtgggatttaaacaatttctgtggcacataccctttatgATCAGCGTTACCACGGCGGCGGACATGATGtatatgtagatgtagatcctgtactgcaggttcacacccactcagggggattggccaagaatcgggtagcttagaaataATTATTTGAGAgctagtaatgagaataatttcctattttgtttaacaaaaagatttttacaagttaattttgtgagaataataatttataaaaaaaaaagaaaggtgggaGAAATTAATTTTAATCAAATAAGAAATACACGAATATAGAAACGaatcttgctgtactttgcttctggttaactatggaacttttgaactgtggttattgttaaATCTCTTGACTGTTCCATGAATCCTgaatggcctcgcatactttcccgctgctgtgcccaaggtaAGTGccctagagatagtaaatttgaggttctcaactctaatcccattatgcgtaacggcgtttcgagagatgtctttcgtaatgtagaaaacttctgacatgagatcagaaagtgttctattgtttcctcttccctacaataagaacaaagtggtgatggtgccaaaccggctctttataaataaaaatttaatgatggaattcggcaccgcaacttcgtaattataacttccagatctctgttatgacatgttgaacttttccagggtgtcattagattattaaagtccggggaatttcttagagCTGATGTACTGAATTCTCgcatcatcatttgcctccgaaatctagccgctactataaaagctgatgtaggggtaatattaatagctggtccgtctaacgccgctttcgctaatgtatcagctgtttcatttagaaATAGACCTCTATGCCCAGGTACCCATATTAAACGCACATACGTGAAGTGCTCAGGTGTTGAGATTTGAACTCTTTCAGTGTTTTCATATCaccggatgccgtgagcgcactgcacactgataagAGTCGGTTATTATTACTGCGGGTTATTGATGTCGGCAGTTTACACAGGGCCAAGACTATCGCTAAAATTCTGCAATAAATGGGTGCGTAATCTGGAATTCGGAGCGAAAAGGACCAGTCGAGAACAGGGCAGTATATACCGATGCCACACTTTTCCTCTCTCTGCGACGCGTCCGTCGCAATGACTACGTTTACTTGCATTCTGACCAGGTAGTTCTGTACATGAAAGCCTCGGctaccttcttcctttttagtggaattTGTGTGTAGGgagatttacccaatgtctgtggcgcatacccgtttatgatgcccacaagcacCACGGATCCTGGGCGTGAAAGGatcgaccaagaacagctacgctgttaaaacgttcggttcgagtgagaatctaaccaggtcgtctgcgtggcaggcaggtgttctaccacaggggCATGATATTGctggaaactgcttcggaaaaaaatactatatgaatgtcatgtagtggatggAGTcgccttaacgcgtgtaatattgcgtgccagaagcgtagaatcgcgccaggtgtcaaaacatgtgaattgcgcaaagagtgggtgttttaaaaggcccacctattacaagcgctcagacatatttaatcacatCACCTGCAAAAGCAaacagtgagcagctgcgtaggttcccgtgttgccttacggacgcgtagtggacccttcgctgattcgcaaaatgggagaattatggcgtagtgggcactttgccactgtacttccagtaggcattgtaggatagcatgaaacggccaatgttacgcgcacagatgttcgtttccttgcggcacgattgaggcatccaccgagaaccgaagtcagGCAAAccactgagaaggcgatgctcacgggacccgattacactatcgcgttcttctcttgaaggcaaagctcaagcggcCTCGAAGTTGTTTTTTGTtcgttgcattcgtcgggtcaacgctgcccatgccgcattttttaacgctctcgcgtttaaattaccaatgtctgttcctcGGTTCCTGAgtatatataaactgtgaatAACCTGTGACGCATGCCCCCATATCGCGACCCGTTAtatacgagtatgtgccactCGTGGAAAGTGTCTCGTGACCCACACgtagacaggattttcacgttattcgtgttgaccagacagtcatgtcCGTCAAAGCTTgatgccctcctatgccaattttggtctacgccaagttaagcaGCCGCccacgacagcacccagacgtaagtggcgaagatagatagatagatagatgatagatagatagatagatagatagatagatagagatagatagatagatagatgatagatagatagatagagatagatagatagatagatagatagatagatagatagatagatagatagaatgatgatagatagatagatagatagatagatagatagattagagatagatagatagatagatagatatagatagatagatagatagatagatagagatagatagatagatagatagatagatatgatgcattcgccttcgagtactcttaggcgaatgcataggggaccctgtaaGTTCTTCTGAACTTCGCGCCGTAACTGCAGCACCTGaatgtcagtatgacgtcataaatttgCATGCATTTTTTGTATTTCATTCTCTCGGCTGGATGAAATTTTAAGAAACTTGGCACAGTAGGCCTGTGGCTTCGTTAGAGCACGTTGTCACCCATTTTTAGCGATAAAGAATTATGTAAGCTATGGCAAAAGCCGTCAGAATCTGACCTCAAAGAGCTAAGTCGCAAAGCTGAAGGAGGCGTCGGCACCTCCATTTTATTTTTGTACTTCTTGTGGCTTACCAAGTGTCCTCTCGAGGCAAAAGAGGCGCTTTAGGTATTGTGTACGGGTAATTTACAAATACGATTCGCATCgtgttttctctttatttccctttAGCCCCTCGAAAGAAGTGGGACTTCTTGACACTTAATCTTCCTCGTTCGGACTCAATCACCAAGCAGAGTTGTAATAGCTAGAGACAGTTGCGCAAGGCAAGGAACAGAATTTCAGAAAGGAAAAGTACTGGATAGCCAGGGTGTTATGTTTTTGTTAATGAATCGCACTGTACACGTCTGCAGGTGAAACTATAGCGCTTTAATAACTTTTCATTTTGTCACCTACGTTCCAAAAAGTAAGGCATCCAACATTTCCACGCCACGCTCTCTATTGTTCCCTCTATCATGTCCATGCTGAAGGACATCCGCAATAGTGTGCTTCACCGACTCCACTTCTACATCGTAGACGCTTTCAGCTAGCTTGACATTTTTAGTTTCCGGGAGCCATCGGACAAGGGCATGCGCAGAGCAGTGCGCAAGCCACCGCAGCCAACGGGGCGCATGCGTGGCAGCATTCAGATATATTCTTGAAAAGCATGGCCAAGGTCACGGCGAACCGACTGGAAATCACTGCCGCACATAAGCCAAGGACTCGCATAACAGTAGGGAAGAGCTCGAGGCTGTATAGCTCGAGAATGGCATCAGCGGCAAAAACCGACGTCAAGGTCATTTGATAGAAGAATTGTCCGGTGTCAGCCTCTGTAAGCTTAGTGCTTAGGCACGTCAGAAGCGTAAATGCAATTGCGGAAAGCAAGACAGCCCTGAGGGCGTCCTTTCTGGCGTTGTGCTTCAGCATTAGATAAGCCCCAATTACAGCTGTACTTCGACACATAACTGCTGAGAGTGCTTGCCATATTGTTAACGCTCGGGGAGATAAATTCCAGATGCCGAAAAGACAGAAGAAGAGCAACCACAGAGCGCAAACGACGACAGTTCGGTACCTCAGGGATACGTTGACAAAGGATCCACCACCGATGGCTGCATCTGCTCCGTGGTAGTTTCCTTTTGCTTGATGCTCAAGCTGTGCCGTTCGTCGGCGCCATGCGTTACGTCACTGGCAGGCGGTGGAGTATCTTTCATAGCAGCGTCGTTGATCAGGTGCTTCTTGGCTCGGTGGAACTCATTTAAGTTGCCGGTGGCGAGAAGCCATCGCGGAGACTCATCCACTAAACAGATGCTCAATACGAGGAGACACGTTGGGACCAGGCCGAAGGCGCTGATTACCCGGCGGTCCACGACCCTTTGCTCCATCAGCGTGACCACCATACTGCCAGTCACGTAGCCGGATTGTGCACTGAGGACGTAGGTGTCTCTGTGAGTCGGCGACGTCGTCTCGAAAAGGAGCACGGTAGTGTTTATTCGCAACACAGTCATAGCCgcagcaataaacacgcgtgccaAAAGGAACACGGAGAAGGCCGtggcgaacgtctgcgcggcagACGCGGCTATGGCGATCGGAACACATGCTACGATCACCCCTCGGCGGCCGCGCTTGTCCGACAGCTGGGCGAGGAGTGGCACGACAATGCAGCTGCCGACGTTGTAGTACACGGTGACCAGGTGCACAAGCCACGCCCTGTCGCACACAAGGCTCCAGTCACTGACCACCGTGGCACGCCAGGCTCGACGTCGTACGCCCAGGCCTTGCATGGTACAACCTTGCGGCTCACATTTTGCGTATGGGCGGGCCGAAACGAATTAACCACTGCGGCGTCTTCGTACATTGAACAGCGACTATATCTGCCGTTGTCGTCCAGGGGGATGTTCGCGTTCTTCCACTGGGTGCTGTTCACTCCTGGCGGGGGCTTACACCAGTAATCAAAGGGTGGAGCCAACAGCTGCACGGAGAAGTTCTGGAAAGACACGGCAACGGCGGCCAGATAGGCGCAGGCAAGCAGCAGCCACTGATAATTACCGTGCGCGGTAATGTGGGCTTCGGATGGCATTGCAGTGCCCTGGTTTCCGAAAACGGCATCGATTTTCTGCATTGTGGCTGTGGTGATGCTCGGCGTAGTGGCCTCCTCGTGTGTCCGCGTCGCCGGAAGGTTGGAACCACCTGCGTATTCCATCTGGAGTGGCCACCTGCGATTGCAGTGATGTACGGTGAGTATTTTTGTCACCTTTGCTTCTCGGGGATATTTTGCGATCTTTATCTTCAATTTATATTTTCGTACATTTTCAGGCCCGCTTCAGGCCCTTGCAAGAATGGCTACACACGAAAAGAGAACGAGTATACAAGGTATGCTTCGTACAATATAAttaacatgaataacacaaaaagAAAGGTGGTCAGAATACCTGATTTTGTGCAAGTGAATATCTTGCAAGTATGAAAATCATGTCAacaaacttggagggcgcttgagcttcgcctccaagagtagaacgcgatagcgtaatagtAGGACCCTGCTCGCATCGTCTGCTCAATCGCTAagctggcttcgcttctcggtggagacctaaaccgtgccgtaaggaaagaaacgtctgtACACCTGTAaatcggccgtttcaaactatcctagaacgcctactgcaagtacagttgcgaagtgttcACTACGACatcattcttccttttgcgagttggcgaggtaccTACTACGGGTCCGTAAGGCAATGCGCGCACCtgtgcagctgcacacgttgttgatgctgttgttcgTAATGATAGTTAAATGTGCCTGTGTGCTTGTAATTGATGGGCCTTTAAACGGGCCTCTCGTCACGCAATTCGCACGTTTCGACGCCTGGTatgattctacgcttttgccacgcaatattacatgggtTAACGGCACTCTtcgcactacataacattcatagagttctttttttaaatgcgaagcatttcttagcgaacctccggcactttggctgtttctatctatctgtctatctatctatctatctatctagccgcctacgtctgggcgctgtcctggtcgtctccatgacttgtaatataccaaagttggcatagcaggggatcagtgtattgCGAACACGATACACTGGTCGTGACATTAATAACGCGAAatgcatgtcgcgtacgtcatgaaaccctctcCTTCTGTCCCGTGTGGCGTATCCCGGCTTACCACAGTTCATATcatgcgggtatgcaccacaggtgattcacagtctcaacaAACACATTAACAGTGAACAtgcacattgaaacgcaaggcaagtgggGAGCTGAAGAGAGAACACCCCTGGCAGACTTTCGACTACCATCTACTCGtacacgtggtccgccagaatgacgcattcttctcttcatttcttacgaggctgcggtggcctcatgctgaccgaggatgccgtcagattgattgagaactgctttgtgacacgcgaaaaGCCGCCACTAAGCGCCCTGACGTCATACGGCTATACTGCAACAATGCGGGCGTCGACCGCTATAATGTACGTTGTCTCGGCGCTGCGGACGACGTGTCATGTCATCCCGCAAGCGATAACacaactggcaaaaaaaaaatcggggacgattaagcttcgcctttaagagttgaacgcgatagcgatattctgttcctagtgcgcagttagaacactacgagtgtttaacagaatgcgcgcactaaggtgtgcgccttatgtaatgggtagcatgctttaaaccaggagcaattatgcgcgagaacttTTTTTCGAGTTGCGATgccccactacgtggtcttaagggaataccgcagtaatgtgtgtgccttttgtaatgggtggctctctttaccCACGAAGTCATATGATATTGGCGTGGTGTGAcgccgatggcaatgtacgcttgtaccacgcaatattaatgcgatattacatctcgtactgtgacattgTACAcagacgcgtatttttgggaagcgtgAAAGTTCTTTCAGTGCAGCACCGAgctgaggcgtggctgtgtggtagaacacctgcttgccacgcagacggcctgggttcgattctcactcggacccaacatttttattatttattttatttgcagctctttcggtcacggacaagatgatgatttttcgctcacaaccaacggtgccgacgccgacggcggaatttctgcgatacgagctctgcgatactgcgcctgtttgtgttcctcttctgtgtcccgttgtttgcgctgccaattttcagtatgaactaTGCGGCTATAGCATCACAAGACCTCATTCCCACTTCCAAGATAgccatcatagatcatttcttcgtaagaggcatccacgatttccaaaagCTGTACTAtacccctattgaaaattcatccaccatgaggaatggtggattccaccatccaccattatggtggattatggtgctggaagatggtggcacgtggcgTATGCtagatgctggcgtatgatggatgctggagaatgacggagcgtaaaacggctctacagcgtcggcaccatcgtgcctagccgtcacacataaataatgtATGGAAGGCGATGTAGatagcactagtacaaaaaaaagaaaaaaaccgtatgcaaaaaaaaaaaaaaaagcttccggcaccgggaatcgaacgtccgacctgcgatcccgagccgagtactttaccactacgccacgctgacacttgcttagcgactcgcaaaatgactagtcaacatacgaatacaccgtttggcttcagctttttatgtctcatactggagacagacgcgctGTTCACATCCTACTAATATTTGcctagttattaaacgcaaacaaactgctgccggtaacgaatggcacgtcgataatggcaacagcgctaacttttttttagaattcacgacgtaactccaaagaaatgtcaagtggagcgaggagcgtaGTCAACCGGCTGTTACtgggaagttttaatagccgtttctcgctttttccaaagtgcgatttgtgcagaggctttctgtcgactctaatctcattcgataaatacgcgcgcgCAATtaattgagtattgtgatgttttttctaGCAACGTACAGCGCggcgtgccagcgcactgatctgacggtgtatcattagctacaactgcataacagctgggccaaaacaagtgcagtgcgcggggaaaatatgccatcatattggttcagtaaggcgtacgaagacgagtctatgttctcgcatacgtgtcagagaggcgccggcgagtgcgaccggcggcggttggtgaccggagcttcttgtgcggacaccgtacacaagaaaaaatgcttcatttaggttaggcgatgccacaggtgtgctgtaagtcattcgtactcaccggaatcgtgtatactgaaaccagaagcgccgataacacgtagacggactcggtcgctacgctatgcctaacctttggtggcaatcatggtggtagaatgatggtggtagtcatacttggtagggcttatctcgacgcaggccgaaggtaaaagtttgtgcattttagctttgcatgcattttcactgttaccttaaagtgccgctgaggtaagtgagtgtgcaagaattgccagagttgcgtttcaagcgtggcggtatcaagcggaggctgttttctggtctccccctggaaggactcatttacttctcggcaaatgcgcggcgatgtaacacagttactgtcgctgttcacacggACACTTCCATACTTATAAACATCATAATGCAGCAGCAGATCGCGGAtataaacctgataagtacgtgcgtaaaatgtaaacattcacggctgctgtggtccagaaaacttgtggcggttattggcgccgcatgaataaaaaaaatagtgctggaaagcttaatgatcggtgttggcttctttgaactgcattatttctgcacattcaagaggaaaacattagaactgacagcgacttcacataatgtcacattcacttccatcatgccaccgtcatccaccatgcttccatcctgccaccgtcatccagcttgttcaccaagtcatccaccaaaacatgttttgctcaccACCATCAACCatcattttccacttaacaccaaaagacgctcgccaccaccaccaccatctgccaccattttttccactctcgccatcatcagccatcatgaccaccacagcttccaccacatccactattctttccacctgtccactattgtttccaccatgtccaccaagatttccagcatccaccaacctacgattttcaatagggacctcatacttcactacacatagaccctTCATCGCCGCGATTACGAAGGGATCCGATAACGAGTTCTGTCCGGCTGATGGTActcacttatcacggtgatgatgaccttgtccaagaactgtcaagaaccccttccacacatgcacacgggttcgtgaagcgtgcgtgtTCTCCAgacaccttcccaccgcatgcttcgcatatcatagactctcacggtacgtggcatctgccaattttttttttaagtgcgaatgcactttataagcgaccctgaatccgccgtcccatagcaacggcgcgaggagcggagaggagcgtctgtagcaacgcgcagcgacgtcacgccccacgtgactgcgcgcgctccgccctccgctccatggctgcgcgcgccccgcgcattgcctgtggtgatgaagccggcggcgagacgccgaacgaaagcgtgcgaagcgagccgagcaccccgaagccgatctggcgcggggacgcgcgatgcgtgagcgagcgcgggccctcaaattcgatcggccggacgcgcactTCCAGCGATACTTCCTGGAccacagcttcggatatagctgcgcggtgtgcgatcgactgtggttcgacaacaacttgagccccatctcgggtgtgcgcaacgccgccaacaagttgaacgcgttgcgggttctttggaacgagttcggaagacagatcatcatcatcagtaaaagtgctttgcacttaaaaaacggccagacctccgtgggtcggctggcgcgtgctctctcgctgccgtctccttcgctcggctctgcagtttagtcgcgcgcgccccctcatagcatcaccccgtgcttcgcacttcctcatactccccttcgggaaatgcgggttttttatttcgaagcaatttcgagcacaggcgtggctctgtggtagaacgcctgcttgccacgcagaactcgtgggctcgattcccactTGAACGGAAGTATGACAAATTTTTgtacacggacagcgctgatttttcgctcacaaccaacgacgccgacaccgacatcggaatttctgcgaaacgagctttttaacgctatcgcgttaaaaaaaacacgatatgaatGTGATGTACTGCGAAGAGTGTCATTAacccatgtaatattgcgcggcaaaAGCGTGTAATCGCACCATGTAGTCGAAATatgtgaattgcgcgacgagAGACTGGTTTAAAGGTCCAtcaattacaaagcgctcaggcgttcgtttccttgcggcacggatTATGTGTCTACTAAGAAGGGAAgcaaggctagcgattgagaaggcgcgcgaacagggcccgattacgct harbors:
- the LOC119378281 gene encoding steroid transmembrane transporter SLC22A24, which produces MQGLGVRRRAWRATVVSDWSLVCDRAWLVHLVTVYYNVGSCIVVPLLAQLSDKRGRRGVIVACVPIAIAASAAQTFATAFSVFLLARVFIAAAMTVLRINTTVLLFETTSPTHRDTYVLSAQSGYVTGSMVVTLMEQRVVDRRVISAFGLVPTCLLVLSICLVDESPRWLLATGNLNEFHRAKKHLINDAAMKDTPPPASDVTHGADERHSLSIKQKETTTEQMQPSVVDPLSTYP